The DNA segment cacatttttaaataaaaaaatactcacttagtagtcatgtaattaaaaaatgacgttgcaatgaacttgaatttaacataatatttttaatatatgcaaaaacaatgtaaactataaaattatagataaaaataaattcaattaaacaataaaaaaataagaaaacttcaaatgtatgtttgttttattgaaaacaacttttatgaaatatttttaaaaaatctaccaaataacagaaaatattttacacaaaatcatccaaacactaaaaaatattaacttttctaaaaaagtaaattattttctagaaattatttttcagaaatatttttttttgtcagaAATAAACTGATATACATTAATAATGGTCGGGTGGCTCAAAAAGTCGGAAACAATAGAAGCAACAGCAGCAAAAATCACACAGTAGAAACAAAATAGTTTAAAGGCCAATAACAGAgcagaaaaaaaactaaaaccaaAGAAACAAACAGCCACAAAACAAAAACATTAGCAGGAAAAACCCAAAATGGATACCAGCCAAAAGCCTTACGATTGAAAAAACCCATTCAAAGCTCGAAGGGGCCGAAAGAAGGTAGCTTTGAAGCCAGCAATGGAGATTCAAACTGAACCTTCTCCAACCTTCAAAGCTCAGAAAACCCTTAACGATGATGAAACCATGCAGACTGATCCATCTCTACTAGCTTTGCAACAGGATCCGGAGCTTCCTCAACCCAGAAACAAGAGGTGTTTCGATGGCGTCCATCCATCGCCAAAGCGTGCGCCGCCCTATTAACCTCTCTGGGAACAAAACGGTACACAACGTTATCAAAAGCTCTCTAATAATTGAATATTTTGCGTAATCGATCTAAGGATAGATCTGTCCTCTTTGGTCGAGTTTAATTTTTTGATAGTTGTCAGGGAGTCTCCTTCCAAGATAAGTTTACTGAAGCCCATATCCTACGCAAAATAAAGAGCCCTTTCACACATACGCATTTCTACAACAAGCACCCATAATCTGGCCTTCCGCATCTCTAGCTAGGACTGCTACAATAGATACATTAGTGTTGCTCATAAAAGAAGCATCAAAGTTCAGTTTAATATTCCTAACTGTAGGTGGTTGCCACAAAACGTTCATTGGTACTTCCAGAGGAGAGACAATAACTTTACTACTGCTAAAATCCTGAGCATAgctcagaataaagcccataagTTCACGTATCCTGAAGTTAAGTCCCTCATTTACCAACTTATTCCTTTTATACCAAAGAGCCCACAAAGAAATAGTAATGAGTTTCTTGTACAACATATCAGCAGCTAGAAAATTATTACAAATTGTGTTTTCCATTCGAGGTATCAATGCTGGAGTCGAAAGAGAGATTCAAAAGAACCCAGAGTTGTCTCAAGACGCTACAAGTCCAAAATAAGTGATGTGAATCCTTTGGAGCCTCATTGCACAAAGGACAGGTAGTATCAACTCGCAGTCTCCGTTTGGCCAAATTACAGAAATGAGGCACATAATTTTTTAGGATACGCCatagatgaattttaattttagcaGGGAGCTACAAGCCCCAAGTTGATGTATAAAGTGTTTTGTAATTATCCGATGAGGCCAAAATACCATCTTTAAATTGGGTCATTTTTGTAAGTAATGTTCGGTAGCCGCTCTTAACCGAAAACTCCCCAGAAGCATCATGGCGCAAGACCAATGTATCCTGAGCATTACAACCCGTAAGAGGAATAGTAAGGATGCGCCTAACCTGTTCATCATCAACAATCTTGCAAATTACAGCCTTGTTCCAGGTACCAGTGTTAGCATTAATTAACTGATCAACAGTTGTCCAGTGAGTATCTATAGCCTGTACTAACAATCTACCATTCCAAGGACCAAGCAACCAGGGGTCATTCCAGATGTTCACCTTCGTACCACAGCCAATTCGCCGCAGAAGTCCATCATCAAACAGCTCCCTCACACAGCAGATACTTCTCCAGGTAAAAGAAGGGTAAGAGCCGATTTTAGTTCACAAAATATCAGTGAATGGATAATAACGAGATTTAAGAACTTTAGATAAAAGACAATCGGACTGGGATAAAAGACGCCAAACTTGCTTAGCTAAAAgagatttattaaataaataaagatcccAAAAACCCAGCCTACCATTAACCTTTGGCAAACATAGTGCACTCCAGGTACTCTAGTGAATTCCTTTCGCAGATTTACTGTTTGACCACCAAAATTTATTCATAATACGATGACATTATTCTTTTGGCAATGCAAAACATTGCATAACATAAACCAATATTGCTTGTAAAACTGCCTTTATAAAAACCTCTTTACCACCCATTGAAAGGTACCTAAAGCTCCACCTCTCTATACGCCGTCGAAACCTGTCAACAAAATTTGCAAATGCCTTTTTTTTTCTACCCAATTATCATGGGTAAACCCGAATACTTTTCAGGGTTCATTGACATCCTAACACCCAGAGTGTTAATAATAAAATTCCTATCCTCAGCCCCCACACAAGCACCAAAATAAATGAGTGACTTGTCCAAATTAATTTGTTGTCCTGATGGAAATTCATATTCCAAAAGGATCTTGCTGACAATGTGTGCCCGTTCAGCCGAAGCATCACCAAAAATGATGCAATCATTTTCAAACAACAAGTGGGTAATCGCTAACTTACCCCTACCAATCAAAACTCATCGCATTGTATGATTACGCTTAGCCATTTTCAATAAAGAAGAAAGACCTTCCGCACAAAGAAGAAAAAGGTAAGGGTTAAGCTGGTCGCCTTGCCTTAGTCCTTTCGACGGAGTAAAATGATCACTAACATCCTCATTAATACCCACTATATATGTAACCAAGCAAACACACCGCATAATGAGAACAATCcaattttgatgaaaattcagTCTAGACATCATTCCAGCCAAAAAATCTCATTCCACCCGGTCATACGCTTTGCTAAGGTTAAGTTTAAGCGCAAAATTCtcgtttttattctttttctttatcttaAGAGAATGAAGCACCTCATAGGCAATTAATGTATTGTCTGATATATGCCTCCCGGGAATAAAAGCACCCTGAGATTCATCAATACAATATTTTAGAATTGGACTCATACGAGCTACCAGTACCTTCGCAATAATCTTATAAAACACGGTGCATAAGTTGTAGGCCTAAACTGAGACAGATTTTTTGGTTTGTCCACTTTGGGGATGAAAACCAAATGAGTTCTATTAATGTTGCCCATTTCAATTCTGCCATTTAAAACCTCCAAACAATAGTTTAAGATCTCATCACCTACAAGATGCCTAAGAAATAAATATGGCTAGTTGGGGATAATATTTGtatctttttgaaaataaaatagttattttatcctttatttttcttttattttttctctccCTCAATTTTTCCCACGTTCAATTGTGGGgtagttttcatttttatatttttcccttttttccttCCTTTATTTATACATCTGTTCTTCTTTCTCAACTCTTTGgttctcttttattttccttgGTTGCAAGGATTGTTCTCTTACATTCTTGTCAATACTGGTTGAGTTCCTTTGTTTCGGTTGTGGGCTTAAATCGTAGAGGTAAGATTCCATCATCTGTTTCTATGGTCTTTTGTGGAATTGATGCGAGTAATTGGAAATTTTGGAATTATGGTAATGTAGTGCAAAATTTGTATTTTTGCATAATCTTATTAATTTGTTACGTTTTTAGGAGAGGATGAAGAGGGAAGTGGCGTTTCTTCAGTGATTTAAGGGCGCGGGTTGTTGTTGCATGCTTGGGTAAGCGTTTGGTTCTATTTTGGGGCTGCGTAATTTCATTTGTAGGTGCGTTTAGTAGATTTTGGATGAATTGAGGCTGGTGTTCTAGGAATGGGTTCGTTTTTGTTACTAATTTAAGTGTTCGAATTATTGTGTTTAGGTTCTAGAAGTCTCATGGGTGTTTTTACATCAAAATCGAACCAGATGTGTAACGAGAAACCTAGAAAACAACGAACAGTGAAAGTCAAAATTGTGCACTGTtgacgtcacacggccgtgtgcgacatatggccataatgtctaggtcggatTTGGGTGTTACATTATCTAACCAAAAACACTAATtgtattaaaaaagttaaaaaattgcaACTTGAAGGGAAGCGCGTCCAGTTGGGCGCGCTTTCCTGCCAACTATGTAGAAAGCGCGCCCAGCTGAACA comes from the Gossypium hirsutum isolate 1008001.06 chromosome A06, Gossypium_hirsutum_v2.1, whole genome shotgun sequence genome and includes:
- the LOC107962561 gene encoding uncharacterized protein isoform X1 — encoded protein: MAQDQCILSITTRKRNSKDAPNLFIINNLANYSLVPGPSNQGSFQMFTFVPQPIRRRSPSSNSSLTQQILLQVKEGIVLLHSCQYWLSSFVSVVGLNRRGKIPSSVSMVFCGIDASNWKFWNYGNVVQNLYFCIILLICYVFRRG
- the LOC107962561 gene encoding uncharacterized protein isoform X2, which gives rise to MAQDQCILSITTRKRNSKDAPNLFIINNLANYSLVPGPSNQGSFQMFTFVPQPIRRRSPSSNSSLTQQILLQVKEGIVLLHSCQYWLSSFVSVVGLNRRGEDEEGSGVSSVI
- the LOC107962561 gene encoding uncharacterized protein isoform X4, whose amino-acid sequence is MRLTCSSSTILQITALFQDQATRGHSRCSPSYHSQFAAEVHHQTAPSHSRYFSRIVLLHSCQYWLSSFVSVVGLNRRGEDEEGSGVSSVI
- the LOC107962561 gene encoding uncharacterized protein isoform X5, which produces MAQDQCILSITTRKRNSKDAPNLFIINNLANYSLVPGPSNQGSFQMFTFVPQPIRRRSPSSNSSLTQQILLQERMKREVAFLQ
- the LOC107962561 gene encoding uncharacterized protein isoform X3, encoding MAQDQCILSITTRKRNSKDAPNLFIINNLANYSLVPGPSNQGSFQMFTFVPQPIRRRSPSSNSSLTQQILLQDCSLTFLSILVEFLCFGCGLKS